In Chloroflexota bacterium, one DNA window encodes the following:
- a CDS encoding peptidoglycan DD-metalloendopeptidase family protein: protein MSEPPEVTHSHLWRPGRPINRRALLGASLLGAAAVATTPLLAQSVTEEEIEATEQEIERVDSERRAAEALVAAAIARESTLQQQLAVIDRDRYLAAQRLIQVKRELETVELEVFDINQSIGDLNDALAGETSVLERKARSLYKAGRTTLLEQVLAADSFASALDRAASLERLLARGVADIGQLRLRRGEIQLRTADLTARLDRQQELQAEAQSIEEELARRSEEQQDLIFSVQKEQAERAEDVRAFERESEAIAYRVRLLRDIYERQLVEEERRRAAEALERAQQFARTVISQQSPGAAGPYIWPLLGLITTEYGGCTFGQCPHLGMDIAASSGTPIVAANDGVVLAAGLVVPGDRRASYGMIVIIAHSETEETLYAHLDDLTWPPPVAPGQFVSRGQTIGFVGLTGWTTGPHLHLEYRVGGAASDPRRVLV, encoded by the coding sequence ATGTCTGAACCGCCGGAGGTAACGCACTCGCACCTGTGGCGGCCTGGCCGCCCCATCAACCGCCGCGCGCTGCTTGGCGCTTCGCTCCTCGGCGCGGCGGCGGTGGCAACGACCCCGCTGCTCGCGCAATCGGTGACCGAGGAAGAAATAGAGGCCACCGAGCAGGAAATCGAGCGTGTGGACAGTGAGCGGCGCGCCGCCGAAGCGCTGGTAGCGGCGGCGATCGCGCGTGAAAGCACGCTGCAGCAGCAATTGGCCGTCATCGACCGCGACCGCTACTTGGCTGCCCAGCGGCTTATCCAAGTCAAGCGGGAGCTCGAGACCGTGGAGCTCGAAGTCTTCGACATCAACCAGTCCATCGGCGATCTCAATGACGCGTTGGCCGGCGAGACCTCGGTGCTCGAGCGGAAGGCGCGATCGCTGTATAAGGCGGGCCGCACGACGTTGTTGGAACAGGTCCTCGCGGCCGACTCGTTCGCCAGCGCGCTCGACCGCGCGGCGTCGCTCGAGCGGTTGCTGGCGCGCGGCGTCGCCGACATCGGCCAGCTCCGGTTGCGGCGTGGCGAGATTCAGCTGCGCACGGCCGATCTGACGGCCCGTCTGGACCGGCAGCAGGAGTTGCAGGCCGAAGCGCAGTCGATCGAGGAGGAGCTGGCGCGCAGGTCCGAGGAGCAGCAGGACCTCATCTTCAGCGTGCAGAAGGAGCAGGCGGAGCGCGCGGAGGACGTGCGGGCCTTTGAACGTGAGTCGGAGGCCATCGCCTACCGCGTGCGGCTTCTACGCGATATCTACGAACGGCAACTCGTTGAAGAGGAGCGTCGGCGGGCCGCCGAGGCGTTGGAGCGGGCGCAACAGTTCGCCAGAACCGTCATCAGCCAGCAGAGCCCCGGCGCGGCGGGCCCCTACATCTGGCCGCTGCTGGGACTGATCACCACCGAGTACGGCGGGTGCACTTTTGGGCAGTGTCCCCACCTGGGCATGGACATTGCCGCCTCGTCGGGCACGCCCATCGTCGCGGCCAACGACGGCGTGGTGCTCGCTGCGGGACTTGTGGTGCCGGGCGACCGTCGGGCGTCTTACGGAATGATCGTGATCATCGCCCACAGCGAGACTGAAGAAACGCTTTACGCCCACCTGGACGACCTCACCTGGCCCCCACCGGTCGCGCCCGGGCAGTTTGTGAGCCGTGGGCAGACCATCGGGTTCGTTGGCCTCACGGGGTGGACCACCGGTCCCCACCTGCACCTGGAATACCGCGTCGGCGGGGCCGCTAGCGACCCACGGCGAGTGCTCGTCTAG
- a CDS encoding aquaporin: MIESLKPRALLAEFVGTTLLVFVAMMTTSMAQVGFGDVAAGNLLIPAFGHACILAGLVYAIGHVSGCHINPAVTLGLAAIGKFSPRQAPSYLVAQIAGGLLGALLHGWTWPMGPGTAMTLPAVDVSAGQAFLLEAVMTFVLVSVVIAVAVSGRVPAAAAGAAIGATLGALILVGGAITGASMNPARSLGPAIVNWHFDSHWIYWLGPIIGGLAAGIVGVLTHDLRRSADDD; this comes from the coding sequence ATGATCGAGTCGCTGAAGCCACGCGCCCTGCTGGCCGAATTCGTGGGCACCACGCTTTTGGTGTTCGTCGCGATGATGACGACATCCATGGCGCAAGTTGGCTTTGGCGACGTCGCCGCGGGAAATCTGCTCATTCCGGCCTTTGGCCACGCCTGCATCCTGGCGGGGCTGGTGTACGCCATCGGCCACGTGTCCGGCTGCCACATCAACCCCGCCGTGACTCTGGGACTGGCGGCCATCGGCAAGTTCTCGCCGCGGCAGGCGCCGTCGTACCTCGTGGCGCAAATCGCCGGCGGTCTGCTGGGCGCGTTGCTGCACGGATGGACCTGGCCGATGGGACCCGGCACGGCCATGACCCTGCCGGCGGTCGACGTGAGCGCGGGGCAGGCGTTCCTGCTCGAGGCGGTGATGACGTTCGTGCTGGTCTCGGTGGTCATCGCGGTGGCGGTGAGCGGCAGAGTGCCGGCGGCCGCGGCAGGCGCGGCCATCGGCGCCACGCTGGGAGCCTTGATCCTGGTGGGCGGCGCGATCACCGGCGCTTCCATGAACCCGGCGCGCAGCTTGGGACCCGCCATCGTGAACTGGCACTTTGACTCGCACTGGATCTATTGGCTCGGACCAATCATCGGCGGACTGGCCGCGGGCATCGTCGGCGTGCTCACGCACGATCTGCGGCGCAGCGCCGACGACGACTAG